Proteins encoded together in one Quercus lobata isolate SW786 chromosome 3, ValleyOak3.0 Primary Assembly, whole genome shotgun sequence window:
- the LOC115980393 gene encoding putative pentatricopeptide repeat-containing protein At1g12700, mitochondrial, which yields MESFGISPSVYTLTVLINCYCRLRRVDFGFSVLATILKLGYQPTQITLNTLVNGLCLQGNIPGAVRLVDEMENKGYQPDAIICGIIVNGLCKIGQTGVAIRLLRKIEKRNFAQTVELYNTIIDSLCKDKLVTEALNLLSEMMNKGIQPDVVTYNCVIQGLCNSGRWREAATLLNEMEQRKIMQNVQSFNILVDTLCKEGLLS from the coding sequence ATGGAATCATTCGGAATCTCTCCCAGTGTTTATACTCTCACTGTTTTGATTAATTGCTACTGCCGTTTGAGGCGGGTCGATTTTGGGTTCTCTGTCTTAGcaacaattttgaaacttggCTATCAACCTACCCAAATTACTCTAAACACTCTTGTTAATGGTCTCTGTCTTCAAGGTAATATTCCTGGAGCTGTGAGGTTGGTAGATGAAATGGAGAACAAAGGGTACCAACCTGATGCAATTATTTGTGGAATAATAGTAAATGGTCTGTGTAAGATTGGCCAGACTGGTGTGGCTATTAGGTTGCTCAGGAAGATTGAAAAAAGGAATTTTGCACAAACTGTGGAGCTGTATAACACAATCATTGACAGTTTATGCAAGGACAAATTGGTAACTGAGGCTTTGAACCTTTTGTCTGAAATGATGAATAAAGGCATTCAGCCAGATGTTGTCACTTACAATTGTGTAATTCAAGGACTTTGCAATTCTGGCCGGTGGAGGGAGGCTGCGACCTTGTTGAATGAGATGGAACAAAGGAAGATCATGCAAAATGTGCAAAGCTTCAACATACTGGTGGACACACTATGCAAGGAAGGGCTGTTGAGTTAG
- the LOC115980394 gene encoding putative pentatricopeptide repeat-containing protein At1g12700, mitochondrial, whose product MIQRGIDPNQVTYNSLIDGYCLQNQMDGAVKTFNMMVEKGCSPDVISYNILINGYCKSKKIDEAMCIFHEMSNKGVIPNVVTYNTLIDGFFKVERPQAAQELFHKMQAYGQHPDPQTYNILLDGFCKNRRIVEAMALFQEMEEKKLDHNIMFYNILIDGFCNVGELTTAREIFSGLFAKGLQPNVRTYIIMINGFCKNELIDEAGELLEEMDSNGCSPNHHTYNILIQGLLQHGDIAKAMKYLKMMVDKGFSANTTIAAMFIDLLLSNQVDENIRELLPKSG is encoded by the coding sequence ATGATTCAAAGAGGCATTGATCCTAACCAAGTCACTTACAATTCTTTGATTGATGGTTATTGTTTGCAAAACCAAATGGATGGGGCAGTTAAGACATTTAATATGATGGTTGAGAAGGGTTGTTCACCCGATGTGATTAGCTATAACATATTGATCAATGGATAttgcaaaagtaaaaaaattgatgaggCAATGTGTATCTTTCATGAAATGTCCAACAAGGGAGTGATTCCTAATGTTGTGACTTACAACACTCTTATCGATGGGTTTTTCAAAGTGGAGAGACCCCAGGCTGCACAGGAGCTATTCCATAAGATGCAAGCTTATGGCCAACATCCAGATCCCCAAACCTATAACATCTTGTTAGATGGATTTTGTAAGAATAGACGAATTGTTGAGGCAATGGCATTGTTTCAAGAGatggaagaaaaaaagttaGACCACAATATTATGTTTTACAACATCTTGATTGATGGTTTCTGCAATGTTGGGGAACTTACAACTGCAAGAGAAATCTTTAGCGGTCTTTTTGCAAAAGGGTTGCAACCTAATGTTCGGACTTACATTATAATGATCAATGGATTTTGCAAGAATGAACTAATTGATGAGGCGGGTGAGTTGCTTGAGGAAATGGATAGCAACGGTTGTTCACCTAACCATCACACATACAACATATTAATCCAAGGGTTATTGCAACATGGTGACATAGCAAAGGCAATGAAATATCTCAAAATGATGGTTGACAAGGGATTTTCAGCAAACACAACAATTGCTGCCATGTTTATTGACTTGCTGTTGTCTAATCAAGTAGATGAAAATATTCGAGAGCTGCTTCCAAAGTCTGGGTGA